A stretch of Desulfobacteraceae bacterium DNA encodes these proteins:
- a CDS encoding histone deacetylase: protein MILHDPNRRLSLRDFGITIPIADDRAEKTLALLRAHPWLGPRAVRWYRTPAAERITRADLCRAHSPAYVERLFGDGLEGEIVRTYELVDARGRRHRYHPELARQPLRGILERTLGIVSGTWQCCRLALAESFCFYFGGGMHHAQWDFGNGFCLLNDIVVAIRKLQAEGLVRTAWVVDVDAHKGDGTAALTSGDPSIVTLSVHMARGWPLDGSPQNPDGTPNPSFIPSDIDIPIESGEEDHYVARLAAGLEEMAARLPAPEIAVVVGGADPYEKDGLPSTAGLNLTLAELGARDRLVYDFLKSRRIPQAHLMAGGYGPHAWEVYAQFLPWALLDHLGAGAP, encoded by the coding sequence CCTGGCGCTCCTCAGGGCCCACCCCTGGTTGGGGCCGCGGGCCGTGCGCTGGTACCGCACCCCGGCGGCCGAGCGGATCACCCGCGCGGACCTGTGCCGGGCGCACAGCCCGGCGTATGTGGAGCGGCTCTTCGGCGACGGCCTGGAGGGGGAGATCGTGCGCACATACGAGCTGGTGGATGCCCGGGGGCGCCGCCACCGCTACCATCCCGAACTCGCTCGGCAGCCGCTGCGCGGGATCCTGGAGCGGACCCTCGGGATCGTGAGCGGCACCTGGCAGTGCTGCCGGCTGGCTCTGGCCGAAAGTTTTTGCTTTTACTTCGGCGGTGGCATGCACCACGCCCAATGGGATTTCGGAAACGGCTTCTGCCTGCTGAACGACATCGTCGTCGCCATCCGCAAACTGCAGGCCGAGGGCCTGGTGCGGACCGCCTGGGTGGTGGACGTGGACGCCCACAAGGGCGATGGCACCGCCGCCCTGACCAGCGGCGACCCGAGCATCGTGACCCTCAGCGTCCACATGGCCCGCGGCTGGCCCCTGGACGGGTCCCCCCAAAACCCCGATGGCACGCCCAACCCGTCGTTTATCCCCAGCGACATCGACATCCCCATCGAATCCGGCGAGGAGGACCACTACGTGGCGCGCCTGGCCGCGGGGTTGGAAGAGATGGCCGCACGGCTGCCGGCGCCGGAGATCGCCGTGGTGGTCGGCGGCGCCGACCCCTACGAGAAGGACGGGCTGCCCTCCACCGCCGGCCTGAACCTCACCCTGGCAGAGCTCGGCGCCCGCGACCGCCTGGTCTACGATTTTCTCAAGTCCCGCCGAATCCCCCAGGCGCACCTCATGGCCGGCGGCTACGGCCCCCACGCGTGGGAGGTTTACGCCCAGTTTTTGCCCTGGGCCCTGCTGGACCACCTTGGCGCCGGGGCCCCCTGA
- the ssb gene encoding single-stranded DNA-binding protein, which translates to MAGINKVILVGRLGRDPEVRYTTDGRAIANFSIATSDEWKDKNTGEKKERTEWHRIVAFGSLGEICGKYLAKGRQVYIEGRLQTRSWEKDGVTRYTTEIVAGDVQFLGDRNQQEAGRPMAGGGGSGSGGASGGGGGDYPGPPYPDTTDDDIPF; encoded by the coding sequence ATGGCAGGCATCAACAAGGTCATTCTGGTCGGACGGCTGGGCCGCGACCCCGAGGTTCGCTACACCACCGACGGACGCGCCATCGCCAACTTCAGCATCGCCACCTCCGATGAGTGGAAGGACAAGAACACGGGTGAGAAAAAAGAGCGCACCGAATGGCATCGCATCGTGGCCTTCGGCAGCCTGGGGGAAATATGTGGTAAATACCTTGCCAAGGGGCGCCAGGTCTACATCGAGGGCCGCCTCCAGACCCGCAGCTGGGAAAAGGACGGCGTGACCCGCTACACCACCGAGATCGTCGCCGGCGACGTGCAGTTCCTCGGCGACCGCAACCAGCAGGAGGCCGGCCGCCCGATGGCCGGCGGGGGCGGCAGTGGAAGCGGCGGCGCCAGCGGGGGCGGCGGCGGCGACTATCCCGGGCCGCCCTACCCCGACACCACCGATGACGACATCCCGTTTTGA